One stretch of Toxoplasma gondii ME49 chromosome XI, whole genome shotgun sequence DNA includes these proteins:
- a CDS encoding ABC transporter transmembrane region domain-containing protein (encoded by transcript TGME49_316320~Predicted trans-membrane domain (TMHMM2.0):189-212:224-247:295-318:324-344): MGPVPGLALSASPVDGVPGSTVGSKGAGDSPRYEGNAVSHEDGTCEDGVCIRDSLSSTHGQSSCFRLTEIRVRGYQQQHLPALCLPHSPSRCSISWTSWPPSSEDSVDSGGDCGTGVGWFCEWEDDTWESHTTAQRAMLFPGDPSFQTPAGYTYPQLPDPDTLPTPTLWHQIRLAKKLWYFTGPDRHLMATAALCMVLAAAAHVCIPHFVGTVVDTESQMEVKHAIICLVLAAAIHVLLNGLRAGLLHLALVKSKLRLQQRLFSRLLMADMNFFQQHAPGGLSARLCVDCSKVCDIFLMNLNVFLRSLMQIAGILVFMAGMSKELVLVVCFSLPVFFWGVHQVGMRTQRLSTLAQTCLADSNKVVHDVLSNILSTKVHTGELRELQRFGERSKRYFCIEKQKALLNSCNQLLITAVPQFCTVVLLIVGERLVKQNRVPVGTLVTCMLYQQQLASAFSSVGNVYSTFMEAFGAAQYVISLIGIKPESGYYLPRLMPYSRALKEQMEPMLAATQPDTEVSPMETKVNDQKPMGEWRACYVHTDVDYFEVQGEILFCNVVFRYPGRPAIPVLNGVNIHVLPKEFVGVAGASGSGKTTLLRLIDGLVHADQGAVFLDGRDVRYLDPMWLRRQVGVLWQDPDIMSGTVQDNLYYGVGNPAPLPCYSNEVCMRAKKLRFTETFPAGYDTEVGEKGNKLSCGQRVRLALARILNRQPRILLVDDPLKQMGAAGGDTTLQDVLQALRGQVTILVTVRSLETAKACDRIYVLERGVVVQEGHHESLMQEESGAYRSLILTEKMLHM, from the exons ATGGGTCCTGTTCCAGGGTTAGCTCTCTCAG CGAGCCCCGTTGATGGGGTTCCCGGTTCGACTGTCG GTTCGAAAGGTGCCGGTGACAGCCCAAGATATGAAGGTAATGCCGTTTCTCATGAGGATGGAACCTGCGAGGACGGTGTCTGTATTCGAGACAGCCTCAGTAGTACTCACGGACAGTCTTCGTGTTTTCGCCTGACAGAAATACGCGTAAGAGGATACCAACAACAACACCTACCTGCCCTTTGCCTGCCACACTCTCCCAGCCGCTGTAGTATAAGCTGGACCAGTTGGCCACCAAGTTCTGAAGACTCGGTCGACTCTGGAGGCGACTGCGGCACAGGGGTGGGGTGGTTTTGTGAATGGGAAGACGACACATGGGAATCACACACAACCGCACAAAGAGCAATGCTCTTCCCAGGAGATCCGTCATTTCAGACACCTGCCGGATATACGTATCCACAACTACCAGACCCTGATACTTTACCTACGCCGACGCTATGGCATCAGATCAGATTGGCGAAAAAATTGTGGTACTTTACGGGACCTGATCGGCATTTAATGGCGACGGCAGCACTGTGTATGGTGCTTGCCGCTGCGGCGCAC GTTTGCATTCCCCATTTTGTGGGTACTGTGGTGGATACGGAAAGTCAAATGGAAGTCAAGCACGCCATCATTTGTCTTGTACTGGCAGCAGCGATTCACGTGTTGCTAAATGGACTGAGAGCGGGCTTGCTACATCTGGCTCTGGTTAAATCCAAGCTGCGCTTGCAACaacgtcttttctctcgtcttctcatGGCAGACATGAATTTTTTTCAGCAGCATGCTCCCGGCGGGTTGTCAGCGAGGCTCTGTGTCGACTGCTCGAAAGTCTGCGACATTTTCTTGATGAACCTGAACGTATTCCTCAGGTCACTCATGCAGATTGCTG GCATTTTGGTGTTCATGGCCGGAATGAGCAAGGAGCTAGTGCTTGTCGTCTGCTTTAgtcttcctgttttcttctggggAGTCCACCAGGTTGGCATGCGTACTCAGCGGCTCTCGACGTTGGCGCAGACATGCCTCGCTGACTCCAACAAGGTGGTACATGACGTTCTGTCGAA CATACTTTCAACAAAGGTCCACACAGGCGAGCTCCGAGAGCTGCAGCGTTTTGGTGAACGATCAAAACGCTATTTCTGTatagagaaacagaaagcgcTGCTCAACAGCTGCAACCAGTTATTGATAACGGCGGTGCCACAATTCTGCACAGTTGTGCTCCTAATTGTGGGAGAACGGTTGGTGAAGCAGAACAGGGTGCCGGTGGGCACATTGGTTACCTGTATGCTGTATCAACAGCAGCTTGCATCCGCGTTCAGTAGCGTAGGAAACGTGTATTCTACTTTCATGGAAGCCTTCGGAGCAGCTCAATATGTTATCTCCCTGATCGGTATTAAACCTGAAAGCGGGTACTACCTTCCTCGTTTGATGCCATACTCACGGGCCTTGAAGGAACAAATGGAGCCGATGCTAGCAGCTACACAACCAGACACGGAGGTCAGCCCTATGGAGACCAAAGTCAATGACCAGAAACCCATGGGAGAGTGGCGAGCTTGTTATGTTCATACCGACGTGGACTACTTTGAAGTTCAAGGGGAGATACTCTTCTGCAACGTGGTATTCCGTTATCCTGGGAGACCTGCAATTCCTGTCCTCAATGGTGTTAACATTCACGTCTTACCAAAGGAG TTCGTTGGAGTGGCAGGTGCCAGTGGAAGCGGCAAGACGACACTGCTGCGATTAATCGACGGCCTCGTTCATGCTGATCAAGGCGCGGTTTTTTTAGATGGTCGAGATGTTCGGTATCTGGATCCCATGTGGTTGAGAAG ACAAGTTGGGGTTCTTTGGCAGGACCCAGATATCATGTCAGGCACAGTGCAGGACAACTTGTACTATGGAGTGGGAAACCCGGCTCCTCTGCCCTGCTACAGCAACGAAGTCTGTATGCGAGCGAAAAAACTCAGATTCACTGAAACT TTCCCTGCAGGTTACGATACCGAAGTGGGCGAAAAAGGCAATAAACTGAGCTGCGGCCAGCGAGTGAG ACTGGCGCTTGCCCGCATTCTTAACCGACAACCGCGTATCCTACTCGTTGATGATCCACTAAAACAGATGGGAGCTGCAGGAGGAGATACTACGTTACAGGATGTGCTGCAGGCCCTCAGGGGACAAGTTACGATTTTGGTCACAGTCCGGAG TCTGGAAACAGCCAAGGCCTGCGACAGAATATACGTTCTGGAAAGAGGTGTCGTCGTGCAGGAAGGCCACCATGAATCTCTCatgcaagaagaaagcggagcCTACCGTTCCCTAATCTTAACGGAAAAAATGCTCCACATGTAA